One window from the genome of Cryptomeria japonica chromosome 6, Sugi_1.0, whole genome shotgun sequence encodes:
- the LOC131048058 gene encoding uncharacterized protein LOC131048058 — MTLSGGPWMFGKSSLSLRKWSPNMELNDSFFESAPIWVRLPGLLLEFWLEDVFSGIANSFGELVAIDPMTTTRKRLVYARICVNISQNKDLPSSIEINSKLEMWEQTTEFESLPFVCFSCKKVGHWAKVCPSNPKNVQKPNNHVKQIWKEKTNKKEDSRAEGGSGLPSNLKDITKDDRKASPFKVTLQKEDTKIKDNGFEIKIVNGFKVLQTWEEENVTIDEILEEGEIDNINESQYEALQV, encoded by the coding sequence atgACCTTGAGTGGAGGACCATGGATGTTTGGGAAATCTTCATTATCCTTAAGGAAATGGTCCccaaatatggaactcaatgactcttttttTGAATCTGCTCCGATCTGGGTGAGGTTGCCTGGTTTACTgcttgaattttggttggaggatgttttctcaggtatTGCTAACTCTTTCGGGGAGCTTGTAGCTATAGATCCTATGACAACAACACGAAAGAGACTGGTGTATGCAAGGATTTGTGTCAATATTTCTCAGAATAAGGATCTTCCTAGCTCTATTGAAATAAACTCCAAACTTGAGATGTGGGAACAAACCacagagtttgagtccctcccctttgtgtgcttctcTTGTAAGAAAGTAGGACATTGGGCTAAGGTTTGCCCAAGTAACCCCAAAAATGTTCAAAAGCCTAACAATCATGTTAAACAGATATGGAAAGAGAAGACTAACAAAAAGGAGGACAGTAGGGCGGAAGGGGGAAGTGGACTTCCTAGTAACCTAAAAGATATAACAAAAGATGATAGGAAAGCTAGTCCTTTCAAGGTTACTCTTCAGAAGGAAGATACAAAGATTAAAGATAAtggatttgagatcaaaatagtcaaTGGATTTAAAGTTTTACAGACTTGGGAGGAAGAGAATGTAACCATAGATGAAattcttgaagagggtgagattgatAACATTAATGAATCCCAATATGAGGCCCTACAAGTTTAA
- the LOC131048057 gene encoding large ribosomal subunit protein uL3c-like translates to MICMASYEAAMGVMGTKLGMMTYFEPEGKCVPVTVIGFHEGNIVTQIKTESTDGYVVVQVGYRRVRDTKLSKPELASASQLDAFQPNQRLNFHEMFA, encoded by the coding sequence ATGATTTGTATGGCGTCGTACGAGGCAGCCATGGGAGTGATGGGCACCAAGTTGGGGATGATGACATATTTTGAGCCAGAGGGGAAGTGTGTGCCAGTGACAGTCATAGGCTTTCACGAGGGCAACATTGTCACTCAGATAAAGACAGAGTCCACAGATGGGTACGTTGTTGTTCAAGTGGGGTACAGGCGAGTGAGGGACACCAAGCTTAGCAAGCCTGAATTGGCCTCTGCATCCCAGCTCGATGCCTTCCAACCCAATCAACGATTGAACTTCCATGAGATGTTTGCCTAG